One Mangifera indica cultivar Alphonso chromosome 4, CATAS_Mindica_2.1, whole genome shotgun sequence genomic region harbors:
- the LOC123214606 gene encoding F-box protein At2g16365-like isoform X1: MSDHVIQSNHDGEGMRRESMHLYQSIWMAHWTHTSHKSETRYDKPLSSYCEYKEEDCDSKQHGPEIPSGISEHTKKFGEVFESRTANIIHENLKLSSIKSGKEILESHFFPKFSLSKKESTMPLNNVTTKEGTLTEMGTSSGEFHFQHEGVLGDQEQQVKSHESIAKKSLAVSTSFPHDVGSSSKIVPCGYNSRKSPIYSFICGQEKINQSGTTEGHPKYSQTTHHFLITKKTDVNLSEGGEMFKEKLFSKYLSPSSDFGFLGQLDVKIQPLGSTTDSEEKGKMGDIKTSAVSLKNESSADTDTMDMDVYQKDHFSEVVSSPKNEVNVMKEDKVATSQAAVALTREEIGGRLPNIELADINQELPGLPSVANSVDDSKTTSSRTQSLDLEHLLSHAELPTNSKSVTFPDGHIGSDPSIRWIKRLKLSASGSFAHGTKISEMEEASSNEKVNKFVNKIMRRNITRFEPKMGKCSAKEPTVLDRTAGLLSNGESYFSEALRNTQDISLSNCWIRRWCHDRAASRTQNCERVTLCKPGSSKATLDELQKKQFPSIRAMAMMGKALNSFQPCEFRKKRSYIVWKT, translated from the exons ATGTCTGATCATGTTATACAATCAAATCATGATGGTGAGGGAATGCGTAGAGAATCTATGCATCTTTACCAATCGATCTGGATGGCTCATTGGACACATACAAGTCACAAGTCTGAAACCCGGTACGATAAGCCATTATCATCTTATTGTGAGTACAAAGAAGAAGATTGTGACTCTAAGCAACATGGACCCGAGATACCATCAGGCATTTCTGAACATACCAAAAAATTTGGAGAAGTATTTGAATCTAGAACAGCTAATATTATACATGAGAATCTTAAACTGAGTTCAATAAAAAGTGgaaaagaaatattagaaagCCACTTCTTTCCAAAGTTCAGTCTTTCTAAAAAAGAAAGTACTATGCCACTGAATAACGTCACAACCAAGGAAGGGACACTTACTGAAATGGGAACTTCATCTGGAGAATTTCATTTCCAGCATGAAGGTGTCTTAGGGGATCAGGAACAGCAGGTGAAATCTCATGAATCTATTGCGAAGAAAAGCTTAGCTGTTTCAACATCTTTTCCGCATGATGTGGGTTCAAGTTCGAAAATTGTGCCATGTGGATACAACAGCAGGAAGTCTCCAATTTATTCCTTCATATGTGGGCAAGAAAAGATTAATCAATCAGGCACCACTGAAGGGCATCCCAAGTATTCTCAGACTACTCACCATTTTCTAATCACTAAGAAGACTGATGTAAACTTGTCAGAAGGAGGTGAAATGTTCAAAGAAAAATTGTTCAGCAAATACCTCAGTCCATCTTCTGATTTTGGTTTCCTTGGTCAGCTGGATGTGAAAATCCAACCTCTGGGGAGCACCACAGATAGCGAGGAAAAAGGAAAGATGGGAGATATCAAGACTTCTGCAGTTTCTTTAAAGAATGAGTCATCAGCTGACACTGATACTATGGACATGGATGTTTACCAGAAGGACCATTTTTCTG AAGTGGTTTCTTCCCCAAAAAATGAGGTAAAT GTTATGAAAGAGGACAAAGTAGCAACATCGCAAGCTGCCGTTGCCTTAACCAGAGAAGAAATTGGAGGAAGATTGCCCAACATTGAGTTAGCTGATATAAACCAAGAGCTTCCTGGACTTCCATCTGTTGCTAACTCTGTGGATGATAGCAAGACAACTTCCTCAAGAACTCAGAGTTTGGATTTAGAGCATCTCCTTTCACATGCTGAGCTGCCCACAAATTCCAAATCTGTTACTTTTCCAGACGGTCATATAGGATCAGATCCAAGCATCAGATGGATTAAACGTCTGAAATTGAGTGCCTCAGGTTCTTTTGCTCATGGCACTAAGATTTCTGAAATGGAAGAAGCTTCTTCCAATGAAAAAGTTAACAAGTTTGTCAACAAAATCATGAGACGCAACATTACTAGATTTGAACCCAAAATGGGCAAATGCTCTGCTAAAGAACCAACGGTACTGGACCGGACTGCTGGCTTGTTAAGTAATGGTGAGTCTTATTTCAGTGAAGCATTGAGGAACACTCAAGACATAAGTCTTTCCAATTGTTGGATTCGGAGATGGTGTCATGATAGAGCTGCATCTCGAACACAGAACTGTGAGAGAGTGACACTTTGTAAGCCAGGAAGTTCAAAAGCAACATTAGATGAACTTCAAAAGAAGCAGTTTCCCAGCATACGTGCTATGGCTATGATGGGAAAGGCCCTGAACAGTTTTCAACCATGTGAATTTAGGAAAAAGAGGTCATATATTGTTTGGAAAACTTAG
- the LOC123214606 gene encoding F-box protein At2g16365-like isoform X2, which yields MSDHVIQSNHDGEGMRRESMHLYQSIWMAHWTHTSHKSETRYDKPLSSYCEYKEEDCDSKQHGPEIPSGISEHTKKFGEVFESRTANIIHENLKLSSIKSGKEILESHFFPKFSLSKKESTMPLNNVTTKEGTLTEMGTSSGEFHFQHEGVLGDQEQQVKSHESIAKKSLAVSTSFPHDVGSSSKIVPCGYNSRKSPIYSFICGQEKINQSGTTEGHPKYSQTTHHFLITKKTDVNLSEGGEMFKEKLFSKYLSPSSDFGFLGQLDVKIQPLGSTTDSEEKGKMGDIKTSAVSLKNESSADTDTMDMDVYQKDHFSEVVSSPKNEVMKEDKVATSQAAVALTREEIGGRLPNIELADINQELPGLPSVANSVDDSKTTSSRTQSLDLEHLLSHAELPTNSKSVTFPDGHIGSDPSIRWIKRLKLSASGSFAHGTKISEMEEASSNEKVNKFVNKIMRRNITRFEPKMGKCSAKEPTVLDRTAGLLSNGESYFSEALRNTQDISLSNCWIRRWCHDRAASRTQNCERVTLCKPGSSKATLDELQKKQFPSIRAMAMMGKALNSFQPCEFRKKRSYIVWKT from the exons ATGTCTGATCATGTTATACAATCAAATCATGATGGTGAGGGAATGCGTAGAGAATCTATGCATCTTTACCAATCGATCTGGATGGCTCATTGGACACATACAAGTCACAAGTCTGAAACCCGGTACGATAAGCCATTATCATCTTATTGTGAGTACAAAGAAGAAGATTGTGACTCTAAGCAACATGGACCCGAGATACCATCAGGCATTTCTGAACATACCAAAAAATTTGGAGAAGTATTTGAATCTAGAACAGCTAATATTATACATGAGAATCTTAAACTGAGTTCAATAAAAAGTGgaaaagaaatattagaaagCCACTTCTTTCCAAAGTTCAGTCTTTCTAAAAAAGAAAGTACTATGCCACTGAATAACGTCACAACCAAGGAAGGGACACTTACTGAAATGGGAACTTCATCTGGAGAATTTCATTTCCAGCATGAAGGTGTCTTAGGGGATCAGGAACAGCAGGTGAAATCTCATGAATCTATTGCGAAGAAAAGCTTAGCTGTTTCAACATCTTTTCCGCATGATGTGGGTTCAAGTTCGAAAATTGTGCCATGTGGATACAACAGCAGGAAGTCTCCAATTTATTCCTTCATATGTGGGCAAGAAAAGATTAATCAATCAGGCACCACTGAAGGGCATCCCAAGTATTCTCAGACTACTCACCATTTTCTAATCACTAAGAAGACTGATGTAAACTTGTCAGAAGGAGGTGAAATGTTCAAAGAAAAATTGTTCAGCAAATACCTCAGTCCATCTTCTGATTTTGGTTTCCTTGGTCAGCTGGATGTGAAAATCCAACCTCTGGGGAGCACCACAGATAGCGAGGAAAAAGGAAAGATGGGAGATATCAAGACTTCTGCAGTTTCTTTAAAGAATGAGTCATCAGCTGACACTGATACTATGGACATGGATGTTTACCAGAAGGACCATTTTTCTG AAGTGGTTTCTTCCCCAAAAAATGAG GTTATGAAAGAGGACAAAGTAGCAACATCGCAAGCTGCCGTTGCCTTAACCAGAGAAGAAATTGGAGGAAGATTGCCCAACATTGAGTTAGCTGATATAAACCAAGAGCTTCCTGGACTTCCATCTGTTGCTAACTCTGTGGATGATAGCAAGACAACTTCCTCAAGAACTCAGAGTTTGGATTTAGAGCATCTCCTTTCACATGCTGAGCTGCCCACAAATTCCAAATCTGTTACTTTTCCAGACGGTCATATAGGATCAGATCCAAGCATCAGATGGATTAAACGTCTGAAATTGAGTGCCTCAGGTTCTTTTGCTCATGGCACTAAGATTTCTGAAATGGAAGAAGCTTCTTCCAATGAAAAAGTTAACAAGTTTGTCAACAAAATCATGAGACGCAACATTACTAGATTTGAACCCAAAATGGGCAAATGCTCTGCTAAAGAACCAACGGTACTGGACCGGACTGCTGGCTTGTTAAGTAATGGTGAGTCTTATTTCAGTGAAGCATTGAGGAACACTCAAGACATAAGTCTTTCCAATTGTTGGATTCGGAGATGGTGTCATGATAGAGCTGCATCTCGAACACAGAACTGTGAGAGAGTGACACTTTGTAAGCCAGGAAGTTCAAAAGCAACATTAGATGAACTTCAAAAGAAGCAGTTTCCCAGCATACGTGCTATGGCTATGATGGGAAAGGCCCTGAACAGTTTTCAACCATGTGAATTTAGGAAAAAGAGGTCATATATTGTTTGGAAAACTTAG